From the Toxoplasma gondii ME49 chromosome VIIa, whole genome shotgun sequence genome, one window contains:
- a CDS encoding integral membrane protein, putative (encoded by transcript TGME49_205490~Predicted trans-membrane domain (TMHMM2.0):91-114:123-146:158-181:185-208:227-250:254-277:297-320:334-357:363-383:431-454:466-489) — MAATRQVCPFVEGEEPCEVITTFPSSGWYGSCAEKKGVSHAGSFKGEVTPVLADPETQALLGPAALKKHCIEKDGKSVSANKPSKVPTANRVISSLIAMLQGVEVLCNLAILYLYKDDFRLDPAILTVVMGALKAPWTMKPLWAMMSDNLPLFGYRRKSYIFLGAFLCVCATVGMGLVGGFNIWLASGLLLLYFLGSAICNVIGEALVVEAGRDASSEAGAAKTVSIFFAFRKLSFAVMSYLSGVLLDYMDKRYVFLVATALPLSVLIANFFLVEPATEEFEVREQFKRLISVVQQPALLHSTIFIFIMMSTPSAGSSMFYFMTNELKFGPELLGRMALFQSIASLLGILTYMWFFSTVSLRRLLLLSTLLVTPFCLLPVVVVERWNVQIGIPDTAFVVTDTVLMEFIGEFQAMPILVLAARLCPPGLESTIYSFLLSAYNLGLGLSSLVSAGLTAAYGISATNFTHLTSLIILCAATNLLPLCLIWLVPDRIPAIETAELIDPFTRSPKAATGISENDEMEASTCANSDVEAGSTRSRKSRAASQDDGSSDVESRRPASSRSTEEDLRSLVAGRLPSLSLAGGTGDSAIDTSVLAAAMESGGSGEAACRLKAAKQA; from the exons ATGGCGGCCACGCGCCAGGTTTGTCCGTTTGTGGAGGGTGAAGAACCCTGTGAAGTTATTACCACATTTCCAAGCTCTGGTTGGTATGGGAGTTGCGCTGAAAAGAAGGGAGTCAGTCACGCTGGTTCTTTTAAAGGAGAGGTGACGCCAGTGCTGGCAGACCCCGAGACACAGGCTCTGTTGGGTCCTGCTGCTCTGAAAAAACATTGTATCGAGAAAGACGGTAAAAGTGTCTCGGCAAACAAACCGTCGAAAGTGCCCACTGCGAATCGTGTTATAAGCAGTCTCATTGCCATGCTCCAGGGCGTGGAAGTGCTCTGCAACTTGGCCATTCTCTACCTCTACAAAGATGACTTCAGGCTCGACCCCGCCATCCTGACAGTTGTTATGGGTGCGCTGAAGGCCCCTTGGACCATGAAGCCACTCTGGGCGATGATGAGCGACAATTTGCCGCTCTTTGGGTACCGCCGCAAGTCGTACATTTTCTTGGGTGCCTTTCTGTGCGTTTGCGCGACTGTGGGAATGGGCCTGGTCGGGGGGTTCAACATATGGCTAGCGAGCGGATTGCTGCTTCTTTACTTCCTTGGAAGCGCTATATGCAATGTCATTGGTGAGGCTTTGGTGGTTGAGGCGGGTCGAGACGCGTCGTCGGAGGCCGGAGCCGCCAAAACAGTGTCaattttcttcgcgttcagGAAGCTCAGTTTCGCTGTTATGTCCTATTTGAGTGGAGTGCTTCTCGATTATATGGACAAGCGGTACGTTTTTCTTGTTGCAACGGCTCTCCCGCTTTCTGTCTTAATCGCAAACTTCTTCCTGGTTGAGCCGGCAACAGAAGAATTTGAGGTCCGCGAACAATTCAAAAGACTCATTTCTGTCGTCCAGCAACCCGCCCTGCTCCACTCCACTATTTTCATTTTTATCATGATG AGCACCCCATCTGCAGGGTCAAGCATGTTTTACTTTATGACGAATGAGCTTAAATTCGGACCTGAGCTCCTTGGCCGAATGGCGCTCTTCCAGTCCATCGCCAGCCTTCTAGGAATTCTTACCTACATGTGGTTCTTCAGCACTGTGAGCCTGCGTAGGCTCCTGCTCTTGTCGACTCTTCTTGTCACCCCCTTCTGCCTGCTTCCCGTTGTCGT AGTCGAACGGTGGAACGTGCAGATCGGCATCCCTGACACCGCATTCGTGGTGACAGACACTGTCCTCATGGAGTTTATCG GAGAGTTTCAGGCGATGCCAATTCTTGTCTTGGCTGCTCGTCTCTGTCCCCCCGGACTCGAGTCCACAATTTactccttccttctttccgccTACAACCTTGGCCTCGGTCTTAGCTCTCTGGTGTCTGCCGGCCTCACTGCG GCTTACGGCATTTCGGCGACGAACTTTACGCACTTGACTTCTTTGATTATCCTGTGCGCGGCGACCAatctcctgcctctctgcctcatTTGGCTTGTGCCGGACAGAATCCCCGCCATCGAAACCGCTGAGTTGATTGATCCCTTCACGAGGAGCCCGAAAGCAGCAACGGGCATCAGCGAGAATGACGAGATGGAAG CGTCAACTTGTGCAAACTCGGATGTGGAGGCAGGCAGCACGCGCAGCCGAAAGTCTCGCGCCGCGTCGCAGGACGACGGCTCGTCAGATGTGGAGTCGAGGCGACCTGCTTCGTCTCGTTCCACGGAAGAAGACCTCCGTTCTCTCGTCGCAGGCCGTCTCCCTTCGCTGAGCCTCGCAGGCGGAACGGGAGACAGTGCCATCGACACCTCGGTTCTCGCAGCCGCAATGGAGAGTGGCGGTTCTGGGGAGGCAGCCTGTCGCTTGAAAGCCGCGAAACAGGCCTAG
- the ISP4 gene encoding IMC subcompartment protein ISP4 (encoded by transcript TGME49_205480~Gene product name based on ToxoDB Community Expert Annotation.), translating to MERRNPSEAKMSESGKLPEALAPFICCVRPDGCRPWCGEQPDDELTVPGDSLDASHRGKEDPAALLAEGIICCLMHRDGGSVRCIVKLNRARTALILKAGEKGKTVPLEQIHGVLFGDELKRVDAFEADNTPCVAIYMVSGSAIPIVFPSEQLKQAFLNGVGSLRIGPDGHSATDKKATGE from the exons ATGGAAAGACGAAATCCATCAGAGGCGAAGATGTCGGAAAGTGGCAAGCTGCCTGAAGCACTAGCGCCATTTATCTGCTGTGTCAGACCTGATGGTTGCCGTCCGTGGTGCGGAGAGCAACCTGACGACGAGCTTACGGTACCGGGTGATTCGTTAGATGCATCGCACAGAGGAAAG GAGGATCCAGCGGCGCTTCTTGCCGAAGGAATTATATGCTGCTTAATGCACCGTGACGGTGGCAGCGTTCGATGCATCGTTAAACTAAACAGAGCTCGCACAGCGCTGATCCTAAAAGCCGGTGAAAAAGGCAAGACAGTTCCGCTGGAACAGATCCACGGTGTTTTGTTCGGCGATGAGCTGAAGCGGGTCGATGCTTTCGAAGCGGACAATACACCGTGCGTTGCCATCTACATGGTTTCAGGTTCCGCGATCCCGATTGTCTTCCCGAGTGAGCAGCTGAAACAGGCCTTTCTGAACGGAGTTGGCTCACTTCGGATCGGACCCGACGGACACAGTGCTACAGATAAGAAAGCAACCGGAGAATAG